In Acinetobacter sp. WCHAc010034, a genomic segment contains:
- the lhgO gene encoding L-2-hydroxyglutarate oxidase, with product MTNKHYAIIGGGINGLAVARQLLLDFPEAQVSVFEKEQDVAMHQSSHNSGVVHAGLYYEPGGLKARLCRRGAELVQQYCAENSIPYDECGKVVVALSKEEEGRLDAIYMKSLANKVPDVRMLSASEIRDVEPNCIGTKALYSPRTAIVSYGEIARHIAQEIKSKGGQIFLGRKVTSLSEKNQKITVHFEGNEHHGTQFDYAVSCAGLQSDRLAAQSGDIETPKIVPFFGQYYVIDENFKDHVKGLIYPVPDPKYPFLGVHFTKRIDGQMTIGPNAFISFGRENYSGKRINISDVYDFLTYKGFWKFSSKNMPAAVRELKTVLSQTNFVEEAAKYVPSLANVSAVPATRGIRAQAMESDGSLVDDFVIRKQGNITHIRNAPSPGATSSLAIAEYIVREVMTHH from the coding sequence ATGACTAATAAGCATTATGCCATTATCGGAGGGGGAATCAATGGACTGGCGGTTGCCCGGCAATTGCTGCTGGATTTTCCTGAAGCGCAGGTCAGTGTTTTTGAAAAAGAGCAGGATGTGGCGATGCATCAGTCCAGCCACAATTCCGGCGTGGTGCATGCCGGCCTGTATTATGAGCCGGGCGGCTTAAAAGCCCGCCTGTGCCGCCGCGGCGCCGAGCTGGTGCAGCAGTACTGCGCGGAAAACAGCATTCCTTATGATGAATGCGGCAAGGTTGTGGTTGCGCTTTCCAAAGAAGAAGAAGGCCGCCTGGACGCAATTTACATGAAGTCTCTGGCCAATAAAGTGCCGGATGTGCGCATGCTGAGCGCCAGCGAAATCAGGGATGTCGAGCCGAACTGCATCGGCACCAAAGCGCTGTATTCGCCACGCACAGCAATTGTCAGCTACGGTGAAATCGCCCGGCATATTGCGCAGGAAATTAAAAGCAAAGGCGGCCAGATTTTTCTAGGGCGCAAGGTCACCAGCCTGAGCGAAAAAAATCAGAAAATCACCGTGCATTTTGAAGGCAATGAGCATCACGGTACGCAGTTTGACTATGCCGTATCCTGCGCAGGCCTGCAGTCAGACCGCTTGGCGGCGCAGTCTGGCGATATTGAAACCCCGAAAATTGTGCCCTTTTTCGGCCAGTACTATGTGATTGATGAAAATTTCAAAGATCATGTCAAAGGCCTGATTTATCCGGTGCCGGACCCGAAATACCCTTTCCTTGGCGTGCATTTCACCAAGCGCATTGACGGCCAGATGACCATTGGGCCAAACGCGTTTATTTCTTTCGGCCGTGAAAACTATTCAGGCAAGCGCATCAATATTTCTGATGTCTATGATTTCCTGACCTATAAAGGCTTCTGGAAGTTCTCTTCCAAGAACATGCCGGCGGCCGTGCGCGAGCTGAAAACCGTGCTCAGCCAGACCAATTTTGTCGAAGAAGCCGCCAAATACGTCCCGAGCCTGGCCAATGTTTCCGCAGTTCCCGCTACCCGCGGCATCCGCGCGCAGGCTATGGAATCGGACGGTTCGCTGGTGGATGACTTTGTGATCCGCAAGCAGGGCAATATCACCCATATCCGCAATGCGCCTTCTCCAGGCGCAACCTCCTCTTTAGCGATTGCTGAATATATCGTCCGTGAAGTCATGACTCATCACTAA
- a CDS encoding HAD-IA family hydrolase translates to MIKNILIDLDGTLTDPKAGITASARYGLEKAGYPIDENSNIDWIIGPPLKASLAKILNVALDDDLAEQALLGYRERFSVTGLFENKVYPDVAETLASLKQQGFKLLVATAKPTVYAKQILAHFELAQYFAEIYGSELSGERTNKGDLIAYILEQEQLLAAECLMVGDREFDILGARRNGIGSIGVAYGYGSVEELAQAQPEMVIQSFGALLEAIPGLGCKPA, encoded by the coding sequence GTGATTAAGAATATTTTGATTGATTTGGATGGAACATTGACTGATCCGAAAGCCGGCATCACCGCATCTGCGCGCTATGGGCTGGAAAAGGCAGGCTATCCGATTGATGAAAATAGCAATATTGACTGGATTATCGGCCCGCCCTTAAAAGCCTCGCTGGCCAAGATTTTAAATGTTGCGCTGGATGATGATCTGGCGGAGCAGGCGCTGCTGGGCTACCGGGAGCGCTTTTCGGTGACGGGCTTATTTGAAAATAAAGTCTATCCGGATGTGGCGGAAACTTTAGCCAGCCTGAAGCAGCAGGGCTTCAAGTTACTGGTCGCTACAGCAAAGCCGACGGTCTACGCCAAGCAGATTCTGGCGCATTTTGAACTGGCGCAGTATTTTGCGGAAATTTACGGCAGCGAGCTTTCCGGAGAACGCACCAATAAAGGCGATTTGATCGCCTATATTCTGGAGCAGGAACAGCTGCTGGCTGCCGAATGCCTGATGGTCGGCGACCGCGAATTTGACATTCTGGGCGCGCGCCGCAACGGCATCGGCAGCATCGGGGTTGCTTACGGCTACGGTTCTGTGGAAGAGCTGGCGCAGGCGCAGCCTGAAATGGTGATTCAGTCCTTCGGCGCCCTGCTGGAGGCGATTCCCGGTCTGGGCTGCAAGCCTGCCTGA
- a CDS encoding MFS transporter has product MSHSTETELEKKTRLRKVATATIVGSMLEWYDFYLYATMASIVFSKVFFDTSDPGTAAIQAFATFAIGFIARPIGGLFFGYFGDKYGRKKMLFVTFLLMGLCTTAIGLIPSYSSIGIWAPILLVFFRIIQGLGAGAEFAGAAITSYEHASEDKRGSQGAWPALGLNLGLLLSSLTIFLLTLNGDEFLVNGGWRIPFVLSFVLVIIGLWVRHSLPETPDYQEAHVEKVKTNPFKDILRTNMKGLMVVFIVAIGYNALSYIFKTFSLAYLTQFKGVSAHTTSLSVTIASLVAIFCVPFFGWLCDKWNSKKVLMLGGVLSILFAYPFMMLLETGNSTAIYIAIAIGTGVLAPMMFAPQGSFLSRQFAVENRSTGVSSGREIGTAIAGGLAPLGALSLVAASPTHSTTGVVIILLIAAVLVAAAALCDQGHKFSKHKN; this is encoded by the coding sequence ATGAGCCATTCTACTGAAACAGAACTAGAGAAAAAGACCCGATTAAGGAAAGTCGCAACAGCAACGATTGTGGGTTCAATGCTGGAGTGGTACGACTTTTATCTTTACGCCACCATGGCTTCAATTGTATTCAGCAAGGTATTTTTTGACACCTCTGATCCGGGCACGGCGGCGATTCAGGCCTTTGCGACTTTCGCAATCGGCTTTATTGCGCGCCCGATCGGCGGCCTGTTCTTCGGCTATTTCGGCGACAAATACGGCCGCAAGAAAATGCTGTTTGTGACCTTCCTGCTGATGGGCCTGTGCACCACCGCAATCGGCCTGATTCCAAGCTATTCCAGCATCGGCATCTGGGCGCCTATTCTGCTGGTCTTCTTCCGGATTATTCAGGGCCTGGGCGCAGGCGCGGAATTTGCCGGCGCAGCCATCACCTCGTATGAACATGCCTCAGAAGACAAGCGCGGCAGCCAGGGCGCATGGCCCGCTCTGGGCTTGAATCTGGGCCTGCTGCTGTCCTCGCTGACCATTTTCCTGCTGACGCTGAACGGCGATGAGTTTCTGGTGAACGGCGGCTGGCGCATTCCATTTGTTTTAAGCTTTGTGCTGGTGATCATTGGCCTGTGGGTGCGCCACAGCCTGCCTGAAACGCCGGATTATCAAGAAGCGCATGTGGAGAAAGTTAAAACCAATCCATTTAAAGACATCCTCCGAACCAATATGAAAGGCCTGATGGTTGTGTTTATTGTGGCGATTGGCTATAACGCCCTCAGCTATATCTTCAAAACTTTCTCGCTGGCTTACCTGACTCAGTTCAAAGGCGTCAGCGCGCATACCACGTCCCTTTCGGTCACCATTGCCAGCCTGGTTGCAATTTTCTGCGTGCCGTTCTTCGGCTGGCTGTGCGACAAATGGAACAGCAAAAAAGTCCTGATGCTGGGCGGCGTGCTGTCCATCCTGTTTGCCTATCCGTTCATGATGCTGCTGGAAACCGGCAACAGCACGGCAATTTATATCGCGATTGCGATCGGCACAGGCGTGCTTGCGCCAATGATGTTCGCGCCGCAAGGCTCGTTCCTCAGCCGCCAGTTTGCTGTTGAAAACCGCTCGACCGGGGTCAGTTCTGGCCGTGAAATCGGCACGGCGATTGCCGGCGGCCTGGCGCCATTGGGCGCGCTGTCCCTGGTGGCCGCTTCACCGACGCATTCAACCACCGGCGTAGTGATCATTCTGCTGATTGCTGCCGTTCTGGTGGCTGCAGCGGCCTTATGCGATCAGGGCCATAAGTTCTCCAAGCATAAGAACTAA
- a CDS encoding DUF1176 domain-containing protein, with translation MNKNKSNLQLCTALGLLMFSGFSFAESAITGLHFLHKDWELACDNTGTCRAAGYQAEDHLARPVSVLLQRAAGAHARVSARVKIDAAHIPAQRKPLQLSMLGRSYGTVALDLRSGEGQLSAAQTKALLKAVQSAQPVVWTADDAGWALSSAGASAVLLKMDDFQKRVGTPSALARKGMQSNAGVLKMQPLPLVQIKNYQRGIAKRLNVNAAPAQQLAARLKKSAPKEGCWALYEGSYLPEDQIAIYPLNRQNVLVEAPCWRAAYNYGYGYWVMDKALMQTRQFVTASASSFSEGQIFAAQKGRGIADCGSQDEWAWNGSRFVKTYQAIQAQCKGFTGGAWDMPLLISKVQAAQ, from the coding sequence ATGAATAAAAATAAGAGCAATCTGCAGTTATGCACGGCGCTGGGCCTGCTGATGTTCAGCGGCTTCAGTTTTGCCGAAAGCGCCATCACCGGGCTGCATTTTCTGCATAAGGACTGGGAGCTGGCCTGCGACAATACCGGAACTTGCCGGGCGGCGGGCTATCAGGCGGAAGACCATTTGGCGCGCCCCGTTTCGGTGCTGCTGCAGCGCGCCGCAGGCGCCCATGCGCGGGTCAGCGCGCGGGTTAAAATTGATGCGGCGCATATTCCGGCCCAGCGCAAGCCGCTGCAGCTGTCCATGCTGGGGCGCAGCTACGGCACTGTAGCTTTAGACCTCCGCTCCGGAGAAGGCCAGCTTTCGGCTGCGCAGACGAAGGCGCTGCTGAAGGCCGTGCAGAGCGCGCAGCCGGTTGTCTGGACCGCCGATGATGCCGGATGGGCGCTTTCCTCTGCCGGCGCCAGCGCGGTGCTGCTGAAAATGGATGATTTCCAGAAGCGCGTGGGCACGCCATCGGCGCTGGCGCGCAAAGGCATGCAGTCCAATGCCGGCGTTTTAAAGATGCAGCCTTTGCCGCTGGTTCAGATCAAGAACTATCAGCGGGGCATTGCCAAGCGCCTGAATGTGAACGCAGCGCCGGCGCAGCAGCTGGCGGCGCGCCTGAAAAAATCCGCGCCTAAGGAAGGCTGCTGGGCGCTGTATGAAGGCAGTTATCTGCCGGAAGATCAAATCGCCATCTATCCGCTGAACCGCCAGAATGTGCTGGTGGAAGCGCCGTGCTGGCGCGCCGCCTATAATTACGGTTACGGCTACTGGGTGATGGACAAGGCCCTGATGCAGACCAGGCAGTTTGTCACTGCTTCAGCCTCCAGTTTCAGCGAGGGGCAGATTTTCGCTGCGCAAAAAGGCCGGGGCATTGCGGACTGCGGCAGCCAGGATGAATGGGCATGGAACGGCAGCCGCTTTGTCAAAACCTATCAGGCCATACAGGCGCAGTGCAAGGGCTTTACCGGCGGCGCATGGGACATGCCGCTGCTGATTTCCAAGGTGCAGGCGGCGCAATAA
- a CDS encoding GntR family transcriptional regulator, giving the protein MKLIQKPKTLTEEAFEILQDAIINNHLQFNVLYSATELGQMLGGISRTPVREAAQMLEKIGIVKIEKNKGIRIMPTTFATMIESFQIRLMLEVPLVRRATEVRTEKDIQQLDQIFEEFRQKASSGDITGTLKADRDYHLALLQIVGNQKAIDIISNTRNQVLIAGSATIPHSRCCLETFNDHLQLHEAFVNGEAQQAAHLMKSHIINTATLLIHQESAKRENWSDYDSNDYLNWI; this is encoded by the coding sequence ATGAAATTGATCCAAAAACCAAAAACGTTGACTGAAGAAGCATTCGAAATTCTGCAGGATGCAATAATTAACAATCACTTACAGTTCAATGTGCTTTATTCAGCAACCGAGTTGGGTCAGATGTTAGGCGGGATTTCCCGCACCCCAGTCCGTGAAGCAGCGCAGATGCTTGAAAAGATTGGCATTGTCAAAATTGAAAAGAACAAAGGCATACGCATTATGCCCACGACTTTTGCAACCATGATTGAGTCCTTTCAAATCCGCTTAATGCTTGAAGTTCCTTTAGTGCGCAGGGCGACAGAGGTCCGCACTGAAAAAGACATTCAGCAGCTCGACCAGATTTTTGAGGAATTCAGGCAGAAAGCGTCTTCCGGAGATATCACTGGAACATTGAAAGCCGACCGCGACTATCACTTGGCGCTTTTGCAGATTGTGGGCAATCAGAAAGCCATCGACATTATCAGCAATACCCGCAATCAGGTGCTGATTGCCGGTTCCGCCACAATTCCTCATTCAAGATGCTGCCTGGAAACCTTTAACGATCACTTGCAGCTGCATGAGGCGTTTGTCAATGGGGAGGCTCAGCAAGCAGCTCACTTGATGAAATCCCACATTATCAATACCGCGACTTTATTGATTCACCAAGAATCCGCTAAGCGTGAAAATTGGTCAGATTACGATTCCAATGATTATCTGAATTGGATTTGA
- a CDS encoding hydroxymethylpyrimidine/phosphomethylpyrimidine kinase, which produces MRPTVLCFSGLDPSGGAGLQADIEAIGQSGAHAAIACTALTVQNSQQVFGFSATSKELLLAQAQAVADDLPIQCVKSGMLGTTENIAALADFLRARPGYLYVLDPVLVANSGGSLGDQATLVSAFAELIPLAALITPNTVELRALTGEQDLERATQRLFAMGAQAVLVKGGHEDTPDFIRNALYIDGELASETQCPRLPGEYHGSGCSLASYIAGRLALGDDLKAAVHHAEVWLFGVLKNAETPVPDGQKIPKRF; this is translated from the coding sequence GTGCGCCCTACTGTACTGTGCTTTTCCGGTTTGGATCCCTCTGGCGGCGCAGGCCTGCAGGCGGATATTGAAGCCATTGGCCAAAGCGGCGCGCATGCGGCCATTGCCTGCACGGCGCTGACGGTTCAGAACTCGCAGCAGGTGTTCGGCTTCAGCGCCACATCAAAAGAGCTGCTGCTGGCGCAGGCGCAGGCTGTAGCGGATGATTTGCCGATTCAGTGCGTTAAATCCGGCATGCTGGGCACCACGGAAAATATTGCAGCTCTGGCGGATTTCCTGCGCGCGCGCCCCGGCTACCTGTATGTGCTGGACCCTGTGCTGGTGGCCAACAGCGGCGGCTCTTTGGGTGATCAGGCGACTTTAGTCAGCGCTTTTGCGGAACTGATTCCGCTGGCCGCGCTGATTACCCCGAATACGGTTGAGCTGCGCGCATTGACCGGCGAGCAGGATTTGGAGCGCGCCACGCAGCGGCTCTTCGCCATGGGCGCCCAAGCGGTGCTGGTCAAAGGCGGGCATGAAGATACGCCGGACTTTATCCGCAATGCGCTGTATATCGATGGCGAGCTGGCGTCTGAAACGCAGTGCCCGCGCCTGCCCGGCGAATACCACGGCTCAGGCTGCTCTTTGGCCAGCTATATTGCCGGGCGCCTGGCGCTGGGCGATGATTTGAAAGCTGCGGTGCATCATGCTGAAGTCTGGCTGTTCGGCGTGCTGAAAAATGCCGAAACGCCTGTGCCGGATGGGCAGAAAATTCCAAAGCGCTTTTAA
- the ffh gene encoding signal recognition particle protein: MFDTLTERLTQSLRNVTGSGQLTEDNIKDTLREVRMALLEADVALPVTREFIAKVKEEALGQEVMTQLSPGQAFVKIVHDELTKMMGEANESLDLAAKPPVVVLLAGLQGAGKTTTAAKLARFLQERQKKKVAMVSADVYRPAAIKQLQTVAGEVGAIFFESSADEKPIAIANRAIEQAKIQFADVLIVDTAGRLHVDDEMMDEIKELHAAIKPTETLFVVDAMTGQDAANTAKAFNDALPLTGVILTKTDGDARGGAALSVRAITGKPIKFLGMGEKLDALEPFHPERIAQRILGMGDVLSLVEEVERKIDKEKAEKMAKKLQKGGSFTFEDMLMQFEQMNKMGGMMGFLDKLPGMSNAGIQDAIAQANPEKQVKKMEAIIQSMTVKERRNPDLMNPSRKKRIAAGCGMDVVEVNKLIKQHAQMAKMMKKFANPSGMAKMMKSLGNMQKQFGGGSMGPLFGSKDPK, translated from the coding sequence ATGTTTGATACCTTAACAGAACGACTCACGCAGAGTTTAAGAAATGTTACTGGCTCAGGGCAGCTAACCGAAGACAATATTAAAGATACGTTACGTGAAGTACGTATGGCACTTCTTGAAGCCGATGTGGCGTTGCCTGTAACTCGTGAGTTTATCGCGAAAGTTAAGGAAGAGGCATTGGGCCAAGAAGTGATGACTCAGTTATCGCCTGGCCAAGCGTTCGTTAAAATTGTGCATGACGAACTGACCAAAATGATGGGCGAGGCCAATGAAAGCCTTGACCTGGCAGCCAAGCCGCCTGTGGTTGTGCTGCTTGCCGGCCTGCAGGGCGCAGGTAAAACCACCACTGCAGCCAAGCTTGCGCGCTTCCTGCAAGAGCGCCAAAAGAAAAAAGTGGCGATGGTGTCTGCCGACGTTTACCGTCCGGCAGCCATCAAGCAGCTGCAGACGGTAGCCGGTGAAGTCGGCGCGATTTTCTTTGAATCCAGCGCAGACGAAAAGCCGATTGCCATTGCAAACCGCGCCATTGAACAGGCGAAAATCCAGTTTGCCGATGTCTTGATTGTCGATACCGCAGGCCGCCTGCATGTCGATGATGAGATGATGGACGAGATCAAAGAGCTTCACGCGGCGATTAAGCCGACTGAAACTTTGTTCGTGGTCGATGCCATGACCGGCCAGGATGCCGCTAATACAGCCAAAGCCTTCAATGACGCTTTGCCTTTAACTGGCGTGATCCTGACCAAAACTGACGGCGATGCGCGCGGCGGCGCGGCGCTTTCAGTCCGCGCCATTACCGGCAAGCCGATTAAATTCTTGGGTATGGGCGAAAAGCTCGATGCTCTGGAGCCATTCCATCCTGAACGTATCGCGCAGCGTATTTTGGGCATGGGTGACGTGCTGTCTTTGGTCGAAGAAGTTGAACGCAAAATCGACAAAGAAAAAGCCGAAAAAATGGCGAAAAAACTGCAGAAAGGCGGCAGCTTCACTTTTGAAGACATGCTGATGCAGTTTGAGCAGATGAACAAAATGGGCGGCATGATGGGCTTCCTGGACAAGCTGCCGGGCATGAGCAATGCCGGCATTCAGGATGCGATTGCGCAGGCCAACCCAGAGAAGCAGGTCAAAAAGATGGAAGCGATCATCCAGTCGATGACCGTCAAGGAGCGCCGCAATCCTGACCTGATGAACCCGAGCCGCAAGAAGCGCATTGCAGCCGGCTGCGGCATGGACGTGGTTGAAGTCAATAAGCTGATTAAGCAGCATGCACAAATGGCGAAAATGATGAAGAAGTTTGCCAATCCTTCAGGCATGGCCAAAATGATGAAATCATTGGGCAATATGCAGAAGCAGTTTGGCGGCGGCAGCATGGGCCCGCTGTTCGGCAGTAAAGATCCGAAATAA
- a CDS encoding cytochrome C assembly family protein — protein sequence MISLPLVYTILALIAYTTSFWYLFMNLMSKRVPNHWFVGVVLSLGLLLHAGVLYSDMLTPVGVNYNVFNIMSFTSGLMLLLSILFSTYRPVLPLALIGIPVAAAGLIMGFAFSKHDLFISRNSLGLDIHIILSLSAYAVLLMATIHAVLLWFQDRELKNKQKRRVWVNLLPPFQAMESLLFDMLIAGFALLTVALGFGFLTIDDFFAQHLAHKTAFSIISWFVYGALLIGHYQFGWRGQKAIRFTLIGFFLLAVGFIGSKLVLEMILGK from the coding sequence ATGATTAGCCTGCCCTTGGTCTACACAATTTTAGCATTAATCGCTTATACCACGTCTTTCTGGTATTTGTTTATGAATTTAATGTCTAAGCGTGTACCGAACCACTGGTTTGTCGGCGTGGTGTTAAGTTTGGGCCTGCTGCTGCATGCCGGCGTGCTGTACAGCGACATGCTGACGCCGGTGGGCGTTAACTATAATGTTTTCAATATTATGTCATTCACTTCAGGCCTGATGCTGCTGCTGAGCATTCTGTTCAGCACCTACCGGCCGGTGCTTCCGCTGGCGTTAATCGGCATTCCTGTGGCCGCCGCCGGCCTGATTATGGGCTTTGCGTTCAGCAAGCATGATCTGTTTATTTCCCGGAATTCGCTGGGCTTGGACATCCATATTATTCTGTCTTTGTCCGCCTATGCCGTGCTGCTGATGGCGACCATTCATGCGGTGCTGCTGTGGTTTCAGGACCGCGAGCTGAAAAATAAGCAAAAGCGCCGGGTTTGGGTCAATCTGCTGCCGCCTTTTCAGGCCATGGAATCCTTGCTGTTTGACATGCTGATTGCCGGCTTTGCCCTGCTGACTGTGGCTTTGGGCTTCGGCTTCCTGACGATTGATGACTTCTTTGCCCAGCATTTGGCGCATAAAACCGCTTTCAGCATTATTTCCTGGTTTGTATACGGCGCGCTGCTGATTGGCCATTACCAGTTTGGCTGGCGCGGCCAGAAAGCCATCCGCTTTACCTTAATCGGCTTTTTCTTGCTGGCGGTCGGCTTTATCGGCTCCAAGCTGGTGCTGGAAATGATTCTAGGGAAATAA
- a CDS encoding ISNCY family transposase — protein sequence MLITMSDKEIQRLAVLQDVRDHRITQVRAAEILNLSTRQITRLLQKLNQDGVSGMTHASRGQPGHHRHDDLLKSQCLSIISEHLLGFGPTLAHEKLSSIFDLNIPVETVRRWMTANELWIPRSKRLKRPYQPRYNRDCFGELIQIDGSYHDWFEGRAAKCCLLVYIDDATGKLLHLRFCEAETTFDYMLSTRAYIEQYGKPLAFYSDKHSVFRVNQKSSQDSKITQFGRILNELNIDIIFANSPQAKGRVERANRTLQDRLIKEMRLEGIGSIAEANPWLPCFIEHFNQKFAKCARNAKNLHRPLTESHLELDDIFTWQEPRKVTKNLTLTYDKCIYLLEPTELNHKLVGQYISFLEYPDGTVALMHEGRKLNYSIFNKLAGLQQNEVVENKRLGSVLAHIQQQHEELEQQNKRSRSKKSMPSRKAQKAIIEQRKLNPVLDSCG from the coding sequence ATGCTGATCACTATGTCTGATAAAGAAATTCAACGTCTTGCAGTTCTGCAAGACGTTCGAGATCATCGTATTACCCAAGTCCGTGCTGCTGAAATCCTGAATCTTTCTACCCGTCAAATTACCCGGTTATTACAGAAGCTCAATCAAGATGGTGTTTCAGGCATGACTCATGCAAGTCGTGGTCAACCGGGCCATCATCGCCATGATGATTTATTAAAATCGCAATGTCTTTCAATTATTTCTGAACATCTGCTTGGATTTGGACCCACCTTGGCCCATGAGAAGCTCAGTAGCATATTTGACCTGAATATCCCGGTAGAAACGGTTCGTCGCTGGATGACGGCCAATGAGCTCTGGATTCCGCGATCCAAACGCCTGAAACGTCCATATCAGCCACGCTATAACCGTGATTGCTTCGGTGAGCTGATCCAGATTGATGGCTCATATCATGACTGGTTTGAAGGTCGAGCTGCCAAATGCTGTTTATTGGTTTATATCGATGATGCCACTGGAAAGCTGCTACATCTGCGCTTTTGTGAGGCGGAAACGACCTTTGATTATATGCTTTCCACTAGAGCCTACATTGAGCAATATGGCAAGCCTTTGGCCTTTTACAGCGATAAACACTCGGTATTCCGAGTGAATCAGAAATCGAGCCAAGATAGTAAAATCACGCAATTTGGGCGGATTCTGAACGAGTTAAACATTGATATTATCTTCGCCAACTCACCGCAAGCTAAAGGTCGCGTAGAACGTGCCAATAGAACCCTTCAGGACCGTCTGATCAAGGAGATGCGCCTGGAAGGCATCGGTTCGATTGCGGAAGCCAATCCCTGGCTGCCCTGCTTTATTGAGCATTTCAATCAGAAGTTCGCCAAATGTGCGAGAAATGCAAAGAATTTACATCGGCCATTAACCGAATCTCATCTTGAACTGGATGATATTTTTACCTGGCAGGAACCACGTAAGGTCACCAAGAATCTGACCCTGACCTATGACAAATGTATTTATCTGCTTGAACCGACAGAGCTGAATCATAAGCTGGTTGGGCAATACATTTCATTTCTGGAGTACCCGGATGGAACTGTGGCCCTCATGCATGAAGGACGAAAGCTCAACTACAGCATCTTCAATAAATTGGCTGGGCTACAGCAGAATGAAGTGGTTGAGAATAAACGGTTAGGTTCAGTTCTGGCACATATTCAACAACAACATGAAGAATTGGAACAACAAAATAAACGTTCTAGATCCAAGAAAAGTATGCCGAGTCGTAAAGCTCAGAAAGCCATCATTGAGCAAAGAAAGTTAAATCCTGTGCTTGACTCTTGTGGTTAA
- a CDS encoding tRNA dihydrouridine synthase, with amino-acid sequence MKLILAPMEGLTDPIMRDVLTHVGSFDWCVTEFIRVTDSVLPDHIYQAYCPELQNGGKTAAGTPVHVQFLGNNPEMLAANAVRAAELGAPAIDMNFGCPAKTVNRHRGGSVLLDEPEVVHELVKAVRDAVPAHIPVSAKMRLGYMDRSFMLENAHAIEDAGAAWVTVHARTKADGYTPPAFWDQLQPIREALKINVIANGEIWNNADAKQCRLESGCQDLMIGRAAVTTPDITQCIRKDTDEALITWNELIQLQIRFLSGPYKKEINMVGRYKQWLGMMSKHYPEAKALWNEIKRVKALDEISQQLKHHAQS; translated from the coding sequence TTGAAACTCATCCTTGCCCCCATGGAAGGCTTAACTGATCCCATCATGCGTGATGTCCTGACGCATGTCGGCAGCTTCGACTGGTGCGTAACCGAGTTCATCCGCGTCACAGATTCTGTGCTGCCGGATCACATCTATCAGGCTTACTGCCCTGAGCTGCAGAACGGCGGAAAAACCGCAGCCGGCACGCCGGTGCATGTGCAGTTTTTAGGCAATAACCCTGAAATGCTGGCAGCCAATGCCGTGCGCGCGGCGGAACTGGGCGCGCCAGCCATCGACATGAACTTCGGCTGCCCGGCCAAAACCGTCAACCGCCACCGCGGCGGTTCGGTGCTGCTGGATGAGCCTGAAGTGGTGCATGAGCTGGTGAAAGCCGTCCGTGACGCAGTGCCGGCGCATATCCCGGTTTCCGCCAAAATGCGCCTGGGCTATATGGACCGCAGCTTTATGCTGGAAAATGCCCATGCCATTGAAGATGCCGGCGCGGCCTGGGTGACGGTGCATGCGCGCACCAAAGCCGACGGCTATACCCCGCCGGCATTCTGGGATCAGCTGCAGCCGATCCGTGAAGCCTTGAAAATCAATGTGATTGCCAATGGCGAAATCTGGAACAATGCCGACGCCAAGCAGTGCCGGCTGGAATCCGGCTGTCAGGATTTAATGATTGGCCGCGCTGCCGTCACTACGCCTGATATTACGCAGTGCATCCGCAAAGATACTGATGAAGCGCTGATCACGTGGAATGAGCTGATCCAGCTGCAGATCCGCTTCTTAAGCGGGCCATATAAAAAAGAAATCAATATGGTCGGGCGCTATAAGCAGTGGCTGGGCATGATGTCAAAGCATTACCCCGAAGCCAAGGCCCTATGGAATGAAATCAAGCGGGTCAAGGCGCTGGATGAAATTTCACAGCAGCTGAAACACCACGCCCAGTCCTGA